Proteins co-encoded in one Streptococcus parauberis NCFD 2020 genomic window:
- the gtfA gene encoding sucrose phosphorylase, translating into MTLTNKTMLITYSDSLGKDLKELQDNLERYFGDSVGGVHLLPFYPSTGDRGFAPVNYEQVDSVFGDWEDIKRLGEKYYLMFDFMINHISKQSSYYKDYQEKHEASEYKDLFLNWDKFWPENRPTQADVDLIYKRKDRAPKQEIVFEDGQKEYLWNTFGEEQIDLDVSKEVTMDFIKKTIEHLVANGCDLIRLDAFAYAIKKLDSNDFFVEPDIWELLDKVRDIAKEAGAEILPEIHEHYSIQFKIADHDYFVYDFALPMVTLFSLYSGKTKRLAKWLEMSPMKQFTTLDTHDGIGVVDVKDILTDEEIVYASNELYKVGANVKRKYSSAEYNNLDIYQINSTYYSALGDDDKKYFIARLIQAFAPGIPQVYYVGFLAGKNDLELLERTKEGRNINRHYYTSQEIAKEVERPLVKSLLKLFSYRNNSYAFDLEGSISVQTPDDNSIVIVRSNKDQSVTAELQLNLNDDTYQVIENGQTVLFD; encoded by the coding sequence ATGACACTAACAAATAAAACAATGTTAATTACCTATTCAGATAGTTTAGGTAAGGATCTGAAAGAGTTGCAAGATAACTTAGAACGATACTTTGGCGATTCAGTTGGAGGGGTTCATTTGCTTCCTTTCTATCCATCAACTGGTGACCGTGGTTTTGCTCCAGTTAATTACGAACAAGTTGACTCTGTCTTTGGTGATTGGGAAGATATCAAACGCCTTGGTGAAAAATACTACCTTATGTTTGATTTTATGATTAATCATATTTCTAAGCAATCATCTTATTATAAAGATTACCAAGAAAAACATGAGGCTAGCGAGTATAAAGATCTTTTCTTGAACTGGGACAAATTTTGGCCAGAAAATAGACCAACACAAGCCGATGTAGATTTGATTTACAAGCGAAAAGATAGAGCTCCTAAACAAGAAATTGTATTTGAGGATGGTCAAAAAGAATATCTCTGGAATACTTTTGGTGAAGAACAAATTGACCTTGACGTTTCCAAAGAAGTTACAATGGACTTTATTAAGAAAACGATTGAACATTTAGTGGCAAATGGATGTGACTTGATTCGTTTAGATGCTTTTGCTTATGCAATAAAAAAACTAGATAGTAATGATTTCTTTGTTGAGCCAGATATTTGGGAACTATTAGATAAAGTTCGCGATATTGCTAAGGAAGCAGGAGCAGAAATTCTTCCTGAAATTCATGAACACTATAGTATTCAATTTAAGATTGCAGATCATGATTATTTTGTCTATGACTTTGCATTACCAATGGTTACTCTTTTCAGCCTATATAGTGGAAAAACAAAGCGACTTGCTAAATGGTTAGAGATGAGTCCAATGAAACAGTTTACAACTCTCGACACTCACGATGGGATTGGTGTGGTCGATGTGAAGGACATTCTAACAGATGAAGAAATTGTTTATGCTTCTAATGAGCTTTACAAAGTCGGAGCAAATGTTAAACGTAAGTACTCATCTGCTGAATATAACAACCTAGATATTTATCAAATCAACTCAACCTACTATTCAGCCTTGGGCGATGACGACAAAAAATACTTTATTGCACGCCTCATCCAAGCTTTTGCGCCAGGGATTCCGCAAGTTTATTACGTAGGATTCCTTGCAGGTAAGAATGATTTGGAATTGCTAGAGCGCACCAAAGAAGGTCGAAATATCAACAGACATTACTACACTAGCCAAGAAATTGCAAAAGAAGTGGAACGTCCATTAGTGAAATCACTCTTGAAACTATTTAGTTACAGGAATAATTCATATGCTTTTGATCTTGAAGGAAGTATCTCTGTACAAACACCAGATGATAATTCAATTGTCATTGTAAGAAGCAATAAAGATCAGAGTGTAACGGCTGAATTACAGCTTAACTTAAACGATGACACCTATCAAGTAATAGAAAATGGACAAACCGTATTATTTGATTAA
- a CDS encoding carbohydrate ABC transporter permease: MSNKNQKNWWAYMILFAGILFMIIPLVVTIISSFKPTAEITGNFFGLPEEFTLDNYTRLFEDGITQYFFNSSLLTIIGVGLIVAVVPMAAFSIARNMKRSKAFAIMYVFLIMGIFVPFQVIMLPMTKLMSILGLNNHVGLIILYLAYAIPQTLFLYVGYIKAIVPEDMDEAAAIDGCDKFTMYWKIIFPLLKPIHATVLIINALWIWNDFLLPLLILNKDQNLWTLPLFQYNYQGMYFSDYGPSFASYVVGIIPILIVYLIFQKNIISGMTSGAVK; the protein is encoded by the coding sequence ATGTCTAACAAAAATCAAAAAAATTGGTGGGCTTATATGATCCTGTTTGCTGGGATTCTTTTCATGATTATTCCGTTGGTTGTGACAATTATTTCTTCTTTTAAACCAACAGCAGAAATTACAGGAAACTTCTTTGGATTACCTGAAGAATTTACTCTGGACAACTATACTCGTTTGTTCGAAGATGGGATTACACAATATTTCTTTAACTCAAGTTTACTGACAATAATTGGTGTTGGTTTAATTGTTGCAGTAGTTCCGATGGCAGCATTCTCAATAGCTCGGAATATGAAGCGAAGTAAAGCTTTTGCAATAATGTATGTATTCTTAATTATGGGAATTTTTGTACCATTTCAAGTTATAATGTTGCCTATGACAAAACTAATGTCAATTTTAGGATTAAATAATCATGTTGGACTTATTATCTTATATCTTGCATATGCGATACCTCAGACACTTTTCTTGTATGTTGGCTACATAAAGGCTATAGTACCAGAAGATATGGATGAAGCAGCTGCAATTGATGGCTGTGACAAATTTACAATGTATTGGAAAATAATTTTCCCACTTTTGAAACCAATACATGCGACGGTTTTGATTATCAACGCACTTTGGATTTGGAATGACTTTTTACTTCCCTTACTGATTTTAAATAAAGATCAAAATCTTTGGACCTTGCCGTTATTCCAATATAATTATCAAGGTATGTACTTTAGCGATTATGGACCAAGTTTTGCATCATATGTTGTAGGCATTATCCCGATCTTAATTGTCTACTTAATTTTCCAAAAGAATATCATTTCAGGTATGACAAGTGGTGCAGTAAAATAA
- a CDS encoding carbohydrate ABC transporter permease → MNKKSFVLRYWGWLFIIIPVILQLIFFYYPLFNGIFYSLTDWSGLTGNYNIIGLKNYSHIFSNSDFYQSMSFTVLFTIGLVVGEIVIGLFMATLLNRKIKAVGFFRTWYFFPAVLSTVTLGLIFSQFFNYGVPQIGEFLHIDWLSSNLLVSEKSVIPSVIFVALWQGLAMPIIIFLAGLQSIPSDVIEAAEIDGANKSQKFFNVELPFLLPSISMVFILAMKSGLTAFDLIFALTSGGPDGKTESLGLLVYNYAFSNNQFSYANALAVILFIFIVIISVIQMTISKRFEV, encoded by the coding sequence ATGAATAAAAAAAGTTTCGTGTTGCGTTATTGGGGGTGGCTGTTTATCATTATTCCAGTCATACTCCAGCTGATTTTTTTCTACTATCCATTATTCAATGGAATTTTCTATAGTCTAACTGACTGGAGTGGATTAACTGGCAATTATAATATTATTGGATTGAAAAATTATAGTCATATTTTTTCTAATTCGGATTTTTACCAAAGTATGTCATTTACTGTATTATTTACAATTGGTCTAGTAGTAGGAGAAATTGTTATAGGGTTATTTATGGCGACTCTATTAAATAGAAAAATCAAAGCTGTAGGCTTCTTTAGAACATGGTACTTTTTCCCTGCTGTACTATCAACGGTTACACTGGGCTTGATTTTTAGTCAATTTTTTAACTATGGTGTTCCACAAATAGGAGAATTTTTGCATATTGACTGGCTATCGTCAAACTTGTTGGTTAGTGAAAAATCTGTTATTCCTTCCGTTATTTTTGTTGCACTTTGGCAAGGATTGGCGATGCCAATTATCATTTTTTTAGCTGGTTTGCAAAGTATCCCTAGTGATGTTATTGAAGCGGCAGAGATTGACGGGGCTAATAAAAGTCAGAAATTCTTCAATGTCGAATTGCCGTTCTTATTGCCATCTATTAGTATGGTTTTCATTCTTGCTATGAAATCAGGTTTAACAGCTTTCGACTTAATCTTCGCACTGACAAGTGGTGGACCAGATGGTAAAACAGAATCATTAGGATTATTGGTTTACAATTATGCGTTCTCAAATAATCAATTCTCTTATGCGAATGCTTTAGCAGTTATTCTGTTTATTTTCATTGTTATTATTTCCGTTATTCAAATGACAATTTCTAAGAGATTTGAAGTGTGA
- a CDS encoding extracellular solute-binding protein produces the protein MKVKGLLKGAAICAFASTLVACGNGGGSASKGAVELEYFSQKAEMQSTLKEIVKDFEKANPDIKIKLTNVPDAGTVLKTRMANNEDPDIINVYPQNMDFQEWAKDGQFLELDDKSGLENLKDGAAETYALNDKIYSLPLTANAYGFYYNKDKFKELGLEVPKTFDEFKEIVDTINKDGKASPFALSLNDPWSLNGYHQLAWATNAGGYDGAEEKLIRSGKGAIMADDAITVKVNKALELLHGNGQKGYEGAKYTDTVAKFAKGEALMMPQGTWAAPVINQQKPDFEVGMFPYPGQKAGEELTVGAADLALSISKDSKHPNEAKKFLDFMSSKKAIQKYYDVDGSPTSVDGVDTEGKFKETEGVTKYAFTDKHIVWLQNEWQSEEEFWNITVKDIKKPDAKELAKSLNKFFDSMKK, from the coding sequence ATGAAAGTCAAAGGTTTATTAAAGGGCGCAGCAATCTGTGCATTCGCTAGTACATTAGTAGCTTGTGGAAATGGTGGCGGTTCAGCTAGCAAGGGTGCTGTTGAGCTGGAATATTTTTCACAAAAAGCAGAAATGCAATCTACTCTAAAAGAAATAGTTAAAGATTTTGAAAAAGCTAATCCAGATATAAAGATCAAATTAACAAATGTTCCAGATGCTGGAACTGTTTTAAAAACTCGTATGGCTAACAACGAGGATCCTGATATCATCAATGTTTACCCACAAAATATGGATTTCCAAGAATGGGCAAAAGATGGTCAATTCTTAGAACTTGATGATAAGTCTGGTCTTGAAAACTTGAAAGATGGCGCAGCTGAAACTTACGCTCTTAACGATAAAATCTATTCTCTTCCATTGACAGCAAATGCTTATGGGTTCTACTATAATAAAGACAAATTCAAAGAATTAGGACTTGAAGTACCAAAAACATTCGATGAATTTAAAGAAATTGTAGATACCATTAATAAAGATGGGAAAGCGAGTCCATTTGCTTTATCACTGAATGATCCTTGGTCGCTTAACGGCTACCACCAACTAGCATGGGCAACTAATGCTGGCGGTTATGATGGCGCAGAAGAAAAACTTATTCGTAGTGGCAAAGGCGCAATTATGGCTGATGACGCGATAACTGTAAAAGTTAATAAAGCTTTAGAACTACTCCATGGTAATGGTCAAAAAGGTTATGAGGGTGCAAAATATACAGATACTGTTGCAAAATTTGCTAAAGGGGAAGCATTAATGATGCCACAAGGCACTTGGGCAGCTCCAGTTATTAATCAACAAAAACCTGATTTTGAAGTTGGTATGTTCCCATATCCTGGACAAAAAGCAGGTGAAGAACTTACAGTAGGGGCAGCAGACTTAGCGCTTTCTATCAGTAAAGATTCTAAACACCCCAATGAAGCTAAAAAATTCTTAGACTTCATGTCAAGTAAAAAAGCTATTCAAAAATATTATGATGTTGATGGATCACCAACATCAGTAGATGGTGTCGATACTGAAGGTAAATTCAAAGAAACTGAAGGTGTTACAAAATATGCTTTCACTGACAAACATATTGTTTGGTTGCAAAATGAATGGCAATCTGAAGAAGAATTTTGGAATATTACTGTAAAAGATATTAAGAAACCAGATGCTAAAGAATTAGCAAAAAGTCTTAATAAGTTCTTTGACTCAATGAAAAAATAA
- a CDS encoding alpha-galactosidase has product MQVLEHNILVNCYFGKKVNKYSKSNKIAYLDRAFSPNPTSNNRTFSLDTLMLEYSNNGLGDFRTSSIEVTGEHGSSIDLKYKGHRIFSGKPELQGLPASHAEDNQVETLEIDLYDQLADVTVTLSYSVFEEANYLSRSAKITAGQNPVQVEKAFSFSIDLPSSDYNVHTLTGRYGHEKDWTITPLPDGKYEIGSVRGASSHSKTPFIALADANVSEESGQVYSVHLVYSGNFKAFAEKSPLKTCRLGMGINNDEFNWQLAAGEIFQTPEVLISYTDQGLRDMTNTSQQFIRHHICQGNFVEKVRPILINNWEATYFDFTEKKLLDLAKVASKVGVELFVLDDGWFGQRNSDTSSLGDWTENQKKLPSGLRGMAEQINQLGMEFGIWIEPEMISENSELYRKHPEWTIATKGRAHTYSREQLVLDYSKQEVCDYIVDSIANVLNSANISYVKWDMNRNITNLPETKSNNQKREFFHRYILGLYQILERLNEAFPEILFESCSGGGGRYDLGMLYYMPQTWASDNTDAIGRLSIQEGTSLIYPAITMGSHVSASPNHQTGRETSLATRGNVAMLGNLGYELDLTKLSDIELEAISGQIANYKIIRETIQLGDYYRLRKTDNFVAYNYVNKDKSQVVFTFVKILSVAEAPTLQVKLAGLDPDKEYYCKELGSSFYGDELMNIGLTMPHIQKDFFSVQYIFHII; this is encoded by the coding sequence ATGCAAGTATTAGAACATAATATATTAGTTAATTGTTATTTTGGTAAAAAGGTTAATAAATATAGTAAAAGTAACAAAATAGCATATCTTGATCGCGCTTTTTCTCCGAATCCTACCAGTAATAATCGAACTTTTTCACTAGATACACTAATGCTTGAATATAGCAATAATGGACTTGGTGATTTTAGGACGTCCTCAATAGAGGTAACCGGAGAGCATGGGTCTTCAATTGATTTAAAATACAAAGGTCATCGTATTTTTTCAGGTAAGCCAGAATTACAAGGCTTACCAGCAAGTCATGCTGAAGATAATCAAGTGGAAACATTGGAAATTGATCTTTACGACCAACTGGCAGACGTCACTGTTACCTTAAGCTATAGTGTTTTTGAAGAAGCAAATTATCTTTCGCGCTCAGCAAAAATTACTGCCGGTCAGAATCCTGTTCAAGTTGAAAAAGCCTTTTCTTTTTCAATTGACTTACCATCTAGTGATTACAATGTTCATACTTTGACAGGACGTTATGGCCATGAAAAAGATTGGACTATAACACCATTACCGGATGGGAAATATGAAATTGGAAGTGTTAGAGGAGCTTCCAGTCACTCTAAAACACCATTCATTGCATTAGCTGATGCAAATGTTTCAGAGGAATCAGGTCAAGTTTATTCCGTGCACTTGGTATATAGTGGTAATTTCAAAGCATTCGCTGAAAAATCTCCCTTGAAAACTTGTCGTCTTGGGATGGGAATTAATAATGATGAGTTTAATTGGCAGCTTGCGGCTGGTGAAATCTTTCAAACGCCGGAGGTATTAATTTCCTATACTGATCAAGGCTTAAGAGATATGACGAATACTAGTCAACAGTTTATAAGACATCATATTTGCCAGGGTAACTTTGTTGAAAAAGTTCGACCTATTCTCATCAATAATTGGGAAGCCACATACTTTGATTTCACAGAGAAAAAACTATTAGATTTAGCAAAAGTAGCTAGTAAAGTCGGTGTTGAACTCTTTGTTCTGGACGATGGTTGGTTTGGGCAACGTAATTCAGATACCTCTTCTTTAGGAGACTGGACTGAAAACCAAAAAAAACTTCCGAGTGGTCTTAGAGGAATGGCAGAGCAAATCAACCAATTAGGAATGGAATTTGGTATCTGGATAGAACCTGAGATGATTTCAGAAAATAGCGAGCTTTATAGGAAACATCCTGAGTGGACGATAGCTACTAAAGGAAGAGCCCATACTTACAGTAGAGAACAGTTAGTCTTAGATTATTCTAAGCAAGAAGTTTGTGATTACATTGTTGATTCTATAGCAAATGTCTTGAACTCAGCAAATATTTCATATGTGAAATGGGATATGAACCGTAATATCACAAATCTACCTGAAACAAAATCGAATAATCAAAAACGAGAATTTTTCCATCGCTATATTTTAGGTTTGTATCAAATATTAGAGAGATTGAATGAAGCATTTCCTGAAATATTATTTGAATCATGCAGTGGTGGTGGTGGTCGATATGACTTAGGAATGCTTTATTATATGCCTCAAACATGGGCAAGTGATAATACAGATGCCATTGGAAGACTATCCATTCAAGAAGGGACAAGTCTAATCTACCCTGCGATAACAATGGGTTCGCATGTCTCTGCATCACCAAATCACCAGACAGGTCGAGAGACATCTTTAGCTACTCGGGGAAATGTAGCCATGCTAGGTAACTTGGGCTATGAGTTGGATTTGACAAAACTTTCAGATATTGAATTAGAGGCTATTAGTGGACAGATTGCCAATTATAAAATAATTCGTGAAACGATACAGTTAGGTGATTATTATAGACTTAGAAAAACGGATAATTTTGTAGCATATAACTACGTAAACAAAGATAAAAGTCAAGTTGTCTTTACTTTCGTTAAAATTTTATCAGTCGCGGAAGCTCCAACCTTACAAGTGAAACTAGCTGGGTTGGATCCAGATAAAGAGTATTACTGTAAGGAGCTGGGTTCAAGTTTTTACGGTGACGAGTTAATGAATATTGGATTAACAATGCCACATATTCAAAAAGATTTCTTTAGTGTTCAATATATTTTTCATATTATTTAG
- a CDS encoding AraC family transcriptional regulator — MNILNTYNEFNISNFDLNVDHYGAEICDGDYSFGPSIRNDYVLHFIVNGQGKFIVDDKKYYLKEGDLFLLPQNKVTFYQADRYRPWTYIWVGFSGSKAESILKETSILDKSIGHSSLESPILNQLLKLIRFADETPTRITELVLIGELYKLLGFLIQEFPSKKSLQSDQVTKTYVKEAIKLIYAKYDLPIKIQEIADKLSLNRSYLYKIFKDYTGYSIKDYILHVKLEKSKELLQDSRLSISEVANSIGYSDPLQFSKIFKKFYNKSPRAYRKDYN, encoded by the coding sequence ATGAATATCTTGAACACTTACAATGAATTTAATATTAGTAACTTTGATTTAAATGTCGATCACTATGGGGCAGAAATTTGCGATGGTGATTACTCTTTTGGTCCTAGTATTAGAAATGACTACGTTTTACATTTTATTGTAAATGGTCAAGGAAAGTTTATTGTGGATGATAAAAAATATTATCTCAAAGAAGGTGATTTATTTTTATTACCTCAAAATAAAGTAACCTTTTATCAAGCTGATAGATATCGACCATGGACTTATATCTGGGTTGGTTTTAGTGGTTCAAAAGCCGAGAGTATTTTAAAAGAAACATCAATACTGGATAAATCTATTGGTCATTCTAGTCTTGAATCACCTATTTTAAATCAATTATTAAAACTTATACGTTTTGCAGATGAAACACCTACCAGAATAACTGAACTCGTACTTATTGGTGAACTGTATAAATTGTTAGGATTTCTTATTCAAGAGTTCCCATCTAAGAAATCCCTTCAATCAGATCAAGTTACTAAGACTTATGTTAAAGAAGCAATTAAACTCATATATGCAAAGTATGATTTACCAATAAAGATACAAGAAATCGCTGATAAATTATCTCTCAATCGCAGTTATCTATATAAGATATTTAAGGATTACACAGGATATTCCATAAAAGATTATATTTTACATGTAAAATTAGAAAAAAGTAAAGAACTTCTTCAAGACTCACGGCTTAGCATATCGGAAGTTGCTAATTCAATAGGGTATAGCGACCCACTCCAGTTTAGTAAGATTTTTAAAAAATTCTACAATAAAAGTCCGAGAGCATACCGAAAAGATTATAATTAA
- the dtd gene encoding D-aminoacyl-tRNA deacylase translates to MKIIIQRVSQASVSIDRVVKGSIQVGLLLLVGVGPDDNQEDLDYAVRKIVNMRIFSDQDDKMNLSIQDIHGAILSISQFTLFANTKKGNRPAFTGAANPQMASQMYDDFNRQLAGFCPVETGVFGADMQVSLINDGPVTITLDTKNK, encoded by the coding sequence ATGAAAATTATTATTCAGCGTGTATCCCAAGCGTCAGTTTCCATAGATCGGGTTGTAAAAGGGAGTATTCAGGTTGGTCTCTTGCTTTTAGTGGGGGTTGGTCCTGATGATAACCAAGAAGACTTGGATTATGCCGTTCGAAAAATTGTTAATATGCGGATTTTCTCGGATCAGGATGACAAGATGAATTTGTCGATTCAGGATATTCATGGAGCTATTTTATCCATCTCGCAATTTACCCTCTTTGCTAATACCAAAAAAGGCAATCGGCCAGCTTTCACAGGGGCAGCCAACCCTCAAATGGCCAGTCAAATGTATGATGATTTTAATCGTCAATTAGCCGGCTTTTGCCCAGTCGAGACTGGTGTTTTCGGAGCCGACATGCAAGTCAGTCTGATTAACGATGGTCCGGTCACTATTACTCTTGATACAAAAAACAAATAA
- a CDS encoding RelA/SpoT family protein, translated as MAKEVNLSGEEVVALAQKYMNDKDLALVKKALGYATDAHFYQARKSGEPYIIHPIQVAGILADLQLDAVTVACGFLHDVVEDTEITLEDIEDEFGKDVRDIVDGVTKLGKVEYKSHEEQLAENHRKMLMAMSRDIRVILVKLSDRLHNMRTLKHLRKDKQERISRETMEIYAPLAHRLGISRIKWELEDLSFRYLNEIEFYKITHLMSEKRREREALVDNIVEKIISYTNEQGLYGEVYGRPKHIYSIYRKMRDKKKRFDQIFDLIAIRCIMETQSDVYAMVGYIHELWRPMPGRFKDYIAAPKANGYQSIHTTVYGPKGPIEIQIRTKEMHQVAEYGVAAHWAYKKGLKGKVSQSDQKVGMNWINELVELQDASNGDAKDFVDSVKEEIFSERIYVFTPNGAVQELPKESGPIDFAYAIHTQVGEKATGAKVNGKMVPLTSKLKTGDVVEIVTNPNSFGPSRDWIKLVKTNKARNKIRQFFKNQDKELSINKGRELLVSYFQEQGYVANKYLERKRIEEILPRLSVKSEESLYAAVGFGDISPLSVFNKLTEKERREEERAKLKAEAEELVKGGEVKHENKEVLKVRSENGVIIQGASGLLMLIAKCCNPVPGDPIEGYITKGRGIAIHRADCNNIKGQDGYEQRLIEVEWDLDNSSKDYQAEIDIYGLNRTGLLNDVLQILSNSTKSISMVNAQPTKDMKFANIHVSFGIPNLVELTTVVEKIKAVPDIYNVKRRNG; from the coding sequence ATGGCAAAAGAAGTGAATTTATCAGGGGAAGAAGTTGTAGCTTTGGCTCAAAAATATATGAATGACAAGGATCTTGCACTTGTTAAAAAAGCTTTAGGCTACGCGACTGATGCTCATTTTTACCAAGCTCGCAAGTCTGGAGAGCCATACATTATCCACCCGATTCAGGTGGCAGGGATCTTGGCTGACTTGCAATTAGATGCAGTTACGGTCGCTTGCGGCTTTCTTCATGATGTTGTAGAAGATACAGAGATTACTTTAGAAGATATTGAAGATGAGTTTGGTAAAGATGTTCGCGACATTGTGGATGGCGTAACCAAATTAGGTAAAGTAGAGTACAAGTCACATGAAGAACAATTAGCCGAAAATCATCGTAAAATGTTAATGGCTATGTCCCGTGATATTAGAGTTATCTTGGTCAAATTATCAGACCGCTTGCACAATATGCGAACACTAAAACATTTGCGTAAAGATAAACAAGAGCGTATCTCGCGTGAAACAATGGAGATATATGCGCCATTAGCACATCGCTTGGGAATTAGCCGAATTAAATGGGAATTAGAAGATCTCTCTTTCCGGTATTTAAATGAAATTGAATTTTATAAAATCACCCACCTCATGTCTGAAAAACGTCGTGAGCGTGAAGCCTTGGTTGATAATATCGTTGAGAAGATAATTAGCTACACCAACGAACAAGGACTATATGGGGAAGTTTACGGAAGACCAAAACATATCTATTCCATCTACCGGAAAATGCGTGACAAGAAAAAACGCTTTGACCAAATCTTTGACTTGATTGCCATTCGTTGTATCATGGAAACCCAAAGTGACGTTTATGCCATGGTGGGTTATATCCATGAATTGTGGCGTCCAATGCCTGGTCGTTTTAAGGATTATATTGCTGCGCCAAAAGCCAATGGCTATCAGTCAATCCACACAACTGTCTATGGTCCTAAAGGACCAATTGAGATTCAGATCAGGACTAAAGAAATGCATCAAGTTGCCGAGTACGGGGTTGCCGCACACTGGGCATACAAAAAAGGTCTCAAAGGTAAAGTCAGTCAATCAGATCAAAAAGTTGGGATGAATTGGATCAATGAACTGGTTGAACTGCAAGATGCCTCAAATGGTGATGCCAAAGACTTCGTTGACTCAGTCAAAGAAGAGATTTTCTCAGAACGTATTTATGTCTTCACCCCAAATGGTGCCGTTCAAGAGTTACCAAAAGAGTCTGGTCCAATTGATTTTGCCTATGCCATTCATACCCAAGTGGGTGAGAAAGCGACTGGGGCAAAGGTCAATGGCAAGATGGTTCCATTAACCTCAAAATTAAAAACAGGTGATGTGGTTGAGATTGTCACAAATCCAAATTCATTTGGTCCAAGTCGTGACTGGATTAAATTGGTCAAAACTAATAAAGCTCGCAATAAGATTCGTCAGTTTTTCAAAAATCAAGATAAAGAACTATCAATCAATAAAGGTCGTGAATTGCTAGTCTCTTACTTCCAAGAGCAAGGCTACGTGGCCAATAAATACTTGGAACGCAAACGAATCGAGGAAATCCTACCTCGCCTTAGTGTTAAAAGTGAGGAATCCTTGTATGCTGCAGTTGGCTTTGGAGATATAAGTCCCTTATCAGTTTTCAACAAATTAACTGAAAAAGAACGACGTGAAGAAGAACGTGCTAAACTTAAAGCTGAAGCTGAAGAATTGGTCAAAGGTGGTGAAGTTAAGCACGAAAATAAAGAAGTGCTTAAAGTTCGGAGTGAAAACGGTGTTATCATTCAAGGAGCTTCAGGGTTATTAATGCTAATTGCAAAATGCTGTAATCCAGTTCCAGGTGATCCTATTGAAGGCTACATTACTAAGGGCCGAGGAATTGCCATTCACCGGGCCGATTGTAACAACATCAAGGGTCAAGACGGCTATGAACAACGCCTAATTGAAGTCGAGTGGGATTTAGATAACTCAAGCAAGGATTACCAAGCAGAAATTGATATCTATGGATTGAATAGAACAGGCTTACTAAATGATGTTCTACAAATTTTGTCAAACTCAACCAAGAGTATTTCAATGGTCAATGCCCAACCAACCAAAGATATGAAGTTTGCTAATATCCACGTCAGCTTTGGTATTCCTAACCTTGTTGAATTGACGACAGTTGTTGAAAAAATAAAAGCTGTTCCAGATATTTACAACGTCAAACGTCGTAATGGTTAA
- a CDS encoding LPXTG cell wall anchor domain-containing protein has product MSLFGFAFLSIGALFTRKNRRQN; this is encoded by the coding sequence ATTTCTCTATTTGGTTTTGCATTCCTAAGCATTGGCGCACTCTTCACAAGAAAAAATCGTCGTCAAAACTAA
- the nrdI gene encoding class Ib ribonucleoside-diphosphate reductase assembly flavoprotein NrdI, whose product MSELTIVFISLSGNTLSFVKRLSTYLAENYQITANPINIKDQNHQTFPVEQPFVAILPTYLEGGNGLDSGDVEILTTPLGDFIAAHDNYKQCFGVIGSGNLNFNNQYCLTAKQYSKRFGFPMIGDFEMRGTISDIERLAKVILETRESFKA is encoded by the coding sequence ATGTCTGAGTTAACCATTGTATTTATTAGTTTGAGTGGAAACACCTTAAGTTTCGTCAAACGCCTCTCTACTTATTTAGCTGAAAACTATCAAATCACCGCAAATCCTATTAACATCAAAGATCAGAATCATCAAACTTTTCCTGTTGAACAACCTTTCGTTGCTATCTTACCAACTTACTTAGAAGGTGGGAACGGACTTGATTCTGGTGATGTCGAAATTCTTACCACTCCTCTTGGGGATTTTATCGCTGCGCATGACAACTATAAGCAGTGTTTCGGGGTTATTGGTTCAGGTAATCTCAACTTCAATAACCAATATTGCTTGACCGCAAAGCAATATTCAAAACGCTTCGGATTCCCAATGATTGGGGATTTTGAGATGCGTGGAACCATTTCTGATATTGAACGACTTGCGAAAGTCATCTTAGAAACCAGAGAATCATTTAAGGCATAA